The following are from one region of the Ignavibacteriota bacterium genome:
- a CDS encoding molybdopterin molybdotransferase MoeA, which yields MISYTESYQIVKNEFLKLKLEIEEVDLLNSLNRILADDVYSDINQPPFHNSAMDGFAIRFNPNIKKWKIIGEISAGNYNRFTLNDESAVLIMTGGKIPENTSAILPVEDAITNNGFVMLADGKSIKESQHIRKKGEDLSEGILALKKNQLITSNKISLLGACGKSKVKVYRKIKFGVFSTGDELIDIDGKVTEDKIRGTNLYSVISLLNECNMETLNFGFVKDDKAKIREKLADAFNSDIDILVTTGGVSVGKYDYLKELLIEFGTEVKFWKVNIKPGKPIVFGIWEKENKTKLVFGLPGNPVSSYVNFLIFIKPAILNFFGITPDNSVMAELTESIIKKDDKRNFFRGRLGFNLEKGKYFVKASEAQSSADMMQLANANCLIIIEEERMNPQKGEMIECIKI from the coding sequence ATGATTTCTTACACAGAATCATATCAAATTGTAAAAAATGAATTTCTAAAATTAAAACTTGAAATTGAAGAAGTTGATCTTCTGAATTCACTCAACAGAATTTTGGCTGATGATGTTTATTCTGATATCAACCAACCTCCCTTTCACAACTCAGCAATGGATGGATTTGCAATCAGGTTTAATCCTAACATCAAAAAGTGGAAAATCATTGGAGAAATTTCAGCCGGAAATTATAATCGATTCACGCTGAATGATGAATCTGCTGTTCTGATAATGACTGGAGGCAAAATTCCTGAAAATACTTCCGCAATTCTCCCCGTTGAAGATGCAATTACCAATAACGGATTTGTAATGCTTGCGGATGGAAAATCAATTAAGGAAAGTCAACATATCAGAAAAAAAGGAGAAGATTTATCAGAAGGAATACTGGCACTTAAAAAAAATCAATTAATCACTTCCAATAAAATTTCATTACTTGGTGCATGCGGAAAATCGAAAGTGAAAGTTTACCGTAAAATTAAATTCGGAGTGTTTTCAACCGGTGATGAACTTATTGATATTGATGGTAAAGTTACTGAAGATAAAATTCGAGGGACCAATCTTTACTCGGTTATTTCTTTATTGAATGAATGTAATATGGAGACGTTAAACTTTGGATTTGTAAAAGATGACAAAGCAAAAATCCGTGAGAAACTTGCAGACGCGTTTAACAGCGATATTGATATCCTTGTTACAACAGGCGGCGTTTCCGTTGGCAAGTATGATTATCTTAAAGAATTATTAATCGAGTTTGGTACCGAAGTTAAATTCTGGAAAGTTAACATTAAACCGGGCAAACCGATCGTATTTGGTATTTGGGAAAAAGAAAACAAGACGAAATTGGTTTTTGGACTTCCCGGAAATCCGGTTTCATCTTATGTGAATTTTTTAATTTTTATCAAACCTGCGATTCTGAATTTTTTTGGGATTACTCCAGACAACTCTGTTATGGCAGAATTAACTGAATCAATTATTAAAAAAGATGATAAAAGAAATTTCTTTCGCGGTCGTTTGGGATTCAATTTAGAAAAAGGAAAATACTTTGTAAAAGCTTCAGAAGCACAATCATCTGCTGATATGATGCAGCTTGCAAATGCAAATTGTCTGATTATAATTGAAGAAGAGCGAATGAATCCCCAAAAAGGAGAAATGATAGAATGTATAAAGATATAA
- a CDS encoding MOSC domain-containing protein — MNEKLFNKHHVQSGRIVAISTSKKKGIPKSNVSSAQLIEEYGIDGDAHAGNWHRQVSFLAMESITTMREKGLPKLRPGAFAENITTEFINLPGLHVGNKIKIGKEVELEVTQIGKECHTKCAIYFKVGDCVMPTEGIFAKVIKGGTIYVSDEVNIAD, encoded by the coding sequence ATAAATGAAAAACTATTCAATAAACATCATGTTCAATCTGGAAGAATTGTTGCTATCTCAACAAGTAAAAAGAAAGGAATACCTAAATCAAATGTTTCATCAGCACAATTAATTGAAGAATATGGAATCGATGGAGATGCACACGCCGGAAACTGGCATCGACAGGTAAGTTTTCTTGCGATGGAAAGCATTACTACGATGCGTGAAAAAGGTTTACCGAAACTTCGTCCCGGTGCTTTTGCGGAAAATATTACAACAGAATTTATCAATCTTCCCGGTTTACACGTCGGTAATAAAATTAAAATCGGAAAAGAAGTTGAACTTGAAGTTACGCAGATAGGAAAGGAATGCCACACAAAGTGTGCTATTTATTTTAAAGTTGGTGATTGTGTTATGCCAACCGAAGGTATTTTTGCAAAAGTAATTAAAGGTGGTACGATTTACGTTTCAGATGAAGTTAATATAGCAGATTAA
- the moaC gene encoding cyclic pyranopterin monophosphate synthase MoaC has translation MKNFSHTDKSGKAKMVDVSSKEKTVRTAEASAEVHVSKKVFDKIKSNEIQKGDVLAVAKISGIQAAKKTSELIPLCHNIFISSIDVVLNLNEKKNTVEIKSLAKTIAQTGIEMEALTAVSISALTIYDMCKALDKSITIKEIKLLSKTGGKSGNFHHK, from the coding sequence ATGAAAAACTTTTCTCACACAGATAAATCTGGCAAAGCAAAAATGGTTGATGTTTCATCAAAAGAAAAAACTGTGCGAACAGCAGAAGCATCTGCTGAAGTTCATGTATCAAAAAAAGTATTTGATAAAATAAAGAGCAATGAAATCCAAAAAGGTGACGTACTAGCAGTTGCGAAAATTTCAGGCATACAAGCTGCAAAAAAAACATCTGAGTTAATTCCACTTTGCCACAATATTTTCATTTCTTCTATAGATGTTGTATTAAATCTCAATGAGAAGAAAAATACCGTTGAAATTAAATCATTAGCTAAAACTATAGCTCAAACCGGAATAGAAATGGAAGCACTGACCGCTGTCAGCATTTCAGCTTTAACAATTTATGATATGTGCAAAGCATTAGATAAATCAATTACGATCAAGGAAATAAAATTACTAAGTAAGACTGGAGGAAAGAGTGGAAACTTTCATCATAAATGA
- the moaA gene encoding GTP 3',8-cyclase MoaA — protein MKLVDSFGRIHDYIRISLIDKCNLNCIYCNPVKLFNTSLTKKDILSYEELIRLITILVKDLEVKKIRFTGGEPLIRKDIVKFFDMLCSLKKENPFEVGITTNGTCLEDKIESLYRCGLDSLNISLDTLNRQKFIAITESDMFESTLRSINIAMNTGFKNVKVNSVIIRNINDDELIDFIDYFKDTDINIRFIEYMPFSGNNWDNEKFLPWQKMKSRIEAKYKLVSVVQEGKIAKDYAVEGTNCKVGFISSVSNHFCDSCNRLRITASGKIKLCLFSSVEDIDLKIMLSDNSIEDEIIAEVISNSLKKKWYKHPEAEELAEMNYNNMMSIGG, from the coding sequence ATGAAACTGGTTGATAGCTTCGGTAGGATCCACGATTACATCCGCATTTCTTTAATTGATAAATGCAATCTTAATTGTATTTACTGTAATCCTGTTAAGTTGTTTAATACTTCATTAACAAAAAAAGATATTCTTAGTTATGAAGAATTAATAAGATTAATTACAATTCTTGTAAAAGATCTTGAAGTAAAGAAAATTCGTTTTACAGGCGGAGAACCATTAATCAGAAAAGATATAGTCAAGTTTTTTGATATGTTGTGTTCTCTTAAAAAAGAAAATCCCTTTGAAGTTGGAATTACTACTAACGGAACCTGCCTTGAAGATAAAATTGAATCTCTGTACAGATGTGGATTGGATTCCCTGAATATCAGCCTTGATACATTAAACAGACAAAAATTTATAGCGATTACCGAGAGCGACATGTTTGAATCTACACTTCGCTCAATCAATATAGCAATGAACACAGGCTTCAAAAATGTAAAAGTAAACTCTGTTATTATCAGAAACATAAATGATGATGAGCTTATTGATTTCATAGATTATTTTAAGGATACCGATATTAATATCAGGTTCATTGAATATATGCCCTTCAGCGGGAATAATTGGGATAATGAAAAGTTCCTTCCGTGGCAGAAAATGAAATCACGTATAGAAGCTAAATATAAATTAGTGAGTGTGGTTCAGGAAGGAAAAATTGCAAAAGATTATGCAGTTGAAGGAACGAATTGCAAAGTTGGTTTTATCAGTTCAGTTTCTAATCACTTTTGCGATAGTTGTAATCGCTTGAGAATAACCGCATCAGGAAAAATAAAACTCTGTCTGTTTTCTTCTGTGGAAGATATTGATTTAAAGATTATGCTGAGTGATAATTCTATTGAAGATGAAATAATTGCAGAAGTAATTTCAAATTCATTAAAGAAAAAATGGTACAAGCATCCCGAAGCAGAAGAACTTGCAGAAATGAATTATAACAACATGATGAGCATTGGTGGATGA
- a CDS encoding chromate transporter has protein sequence MMETLLQLFLSFLKVGSFSFGGAYSLLPLIEREVVTNNHWLSKEEFLRVLGMVEIFPGAISIKFATYTGYKTGGILGAVAANLGNLFTPAIMILFTAYFYSLYEKNEFVNKAFSGIKYAIVGMIVAIMYQYAIKSGTDWRAYLMLVVGAALILTFKMHPAFVVLIAAVIGLIIF, from the coding sequence ATAATGGAAACATTATTGCAACTTTTCCTTTCGTTTCTGAAAGTTGGTTCTTTTTCGTTTGGTGGTGCTTATTCACTTTTACCACTAATTGAACGCGAAGTTGTAACTAATAATCATTGGCTTTCAAAAGAAGAATTTTTAAGAGTACTTGGTATGGTCGAAATTTTCCCCGGAGCCATTTCAATTAAGTTTGCCACATACACAGGCTACAAAACCGGTGGAATACTCGGTGCTGTTGCAGCAAATTTAGGTAACCTGTTTACTCCCGCTATTATGATATTATTTACTGCATATTTTTATTCATTATATGAAAAAAATGAATTCGTTAATAAAGCTTTTAGTGGGATTAAATATGCAATAGTGGGAATGATTGTTGCAATAATGTATCAATACGCAATTAAAAGTGGAACCGATTGGAGAGCTTATTTAATGCTCGTCGTCGGAGCAGCATTAATTCTTACATTCAAAATGCATCCGGCTTTTGTAGTTCTCATTGCTGCTGTTATTGGACTAATAATTTTTTAA
- a CDS encoding carboxymuconolactone decarboxylase family protein, translating into MSQIPKRFKKFTEDHPDVAKAYEKMGDAVHAAGPLDEKTRALIKLAISTGARLEGAVHSHARKAIATGCSTDELRHVALLSLPTIGLPSMMAALSWIDDIITGIK; encoded by the coding sequence ATGTCGCAAATTCCAAAACGATTTAAAAAGTTTACTGAAGATCATCCCGATGTTGCAAAAGCTTATGAAAAAATGGGAGATGCAGTTCACGCCGCAGGTCCACTGGATGAAAAAACGAGAGCATTAATAAAACTTGCTATCTCAACCGGTGCACGACTCGAAGGCGCTGTTCATTCGCATGCCCGTAAAGCTATTGCTACCGGTTGTTCTACTGATGAATTGCGACATGTTGCTTTACTATCTCTTCCTACCATCGGGCTTCCATCTATGATGGCTGCATTAAGCTGGATTGACGATATTATTACTGGAATTAAATAA
- a CDS encoding radical SAM protein, whose translation MSKPYFPVESLYRMPWTMPDNGITWLEPTSQCNLSCYGCYRKNIKNSHKSLEQVKHELDFFQSQRKSDCISIAGGDPLVYPHIIELVKHIKSRGLKPIINTNGIALTKELLHNLKKAGVFGFTFHIDSKQGRGREEKWKDKNEVELNELRLYYAEMLAAEGGIACSFNSTVYGDTLQYVPELVAWAQKHIDIVDTMVFILFRYITPNTPFNFYIGDQRIVWTDIHYHSEQEEVVDLKSPMIVEKIRERFPDFAPSAFLNGTHKADDYKWLLSERIGNKNKIFGYTGKKFMELVMTVYHFKYDKYLSYASPKTLAMGRSTMFVLSLFDKGVRKALKNYLKYLAVNPFRIFKKAHLQSILIIQPPDLMANGDQSMCDGCPDITYWKDKDGKEQLVWSCRLEEPMKYGDFLRMIPKNAITNENEKVLHLNYNEK comes from the coding sequence ATGAGTAAACCATATTTCCCGGTTGAATCACTTTACCGCATGCCATGGACAATGCCGGATAACGGTATTACCTGGCTTGAACCAACTTCACAATGTAACCTTAGCTGCTATGGCTGCTACCGGAAGAACATAAAAAATTCTCATAAATCTTTGGAACAGGTAAAGCACGAACTTGATTTTTTCCAGTCACAAAGAAAATCAGATTGTATCTCAATTGCCGGTGGCGATCCGTTAGTCTATCCTCACATAATTGAGTTAGTAAAGCATATAAAATCAAGAGGACTCAAACCAATAATAAATACAAATGGAATTGCTCTTACAAAAGAATTGCTTCACAATCTTAAAAAAGCAGGCGTGTTCGGGTTTACTTTTCATATAGATTCAAAACAAGGCAGAGGCAGAGAAGAGAAATGGAAAGACAAAAATGAAGTTGAACTGAACGAGCTTCGTCTCTATTATGCTGAGATGCTTGCTGCCGAAGGAGGAATTGCCTGCTCTTTCAACTCAACTGTTTATGGAGATACACTTCAGTATGTTCCTGAACTGGTTGCCTGGGCGCAAAAACATATTGATATAGTTGATACAATGGTCTTCATTCTGTTCAGATATATTACACCAAATACACCCTTTAATTTTTATATTGGAGATCAAAGGATTGTTTGGACAGACATACATTATCATTCAGAGCAGGAAGAAGTAGTTGATTTAAAATCACCGATGATTGTGGAGAAAATCAGGGAAAGATTTCCTGACTTTGCACCATCCGCATTTTTAAATGGAACTCACAAAGCTGATGATTACAAATGGCTTCTTTCTGAAAGAATCGGAAATAAAAATAAAATATTCGGCTACACTGGTAAAAAGTTTATGGAACTGGTAATGACCGTCTATCATTTTAAGTATGACAAATACTTAAGCTATGCATCTCCAAAAACATTGGCAATGGGAAGATCAACAATGTTTGTGTTATCACTTTTCGATAAAGGTGTCAGGAAAGCTCTGAAAAATTATCTGAAATATCTTGCTGTTAATCCGTTCAGAATTTTTAAGAAAGCACATCTGCAATCAATATTAATTATACAACCACCTGATCTGATGGCTAATGGTGATCAGAGTATGTGCGATGGATGCCCGGACATTACTTACTGGAAAGATAAGGACGGAAAAGAACAGCTTGTCTGGTCCTGCAGACTTGAAGAACCAATGAAGTACGGTGATTTCTTAAGAATGATTCCAAAGAATGCGATCACAAACGAAAATGAAAAAGTTTTGCATTTAAATTACAACGAAAAATAA
- a CDS encoding hemerythrin domain-containing protein translates to MNKDKNSDPIKRFVEKESSEEYSPMEPPDAFSPPALDEVEYEQMNSVLKNFMDEHKACLKKLDMFEETLNKIRINGFSAQKEVSGALSEFFQFVDNNIRTHNLKEEKFLFPLLNQRYIEKGEHSTGPEKTNAVDMLEDDHIKFIQIAAITFTMFGLAGRLPDQSSRLVILDIALEQGKQMVEMLRLHIFREDKIVFPFAQLNLTNNEFAEMSSNMDRFSPH, encoded by the coding sequence ATGAATAAAGATAAAAACTCTGATCCAATTAAAAGATTTGTTGAAAAAGAAAGCTCGGAAGAGTATTCTCCGATGGAGCCGCCAGACGCATTTTCACCTCCGGCATTAGATGAGGTTGAGTACGAACAGATGAATAGTGTTCTTAAAAATTTTATGGATGAACATAAAGCTTGTCTTAAAAAACTGGATATGTTCGAAGAAACACTTAACAAAATCAGAATAAATGGATTCAGTGCTCAAAAAGAAGTAAGCGGAGCCCTTTCGGAATTTTTTCAGTTTGTTGATAACAACATTCGCACACACAATTTAAAAGAAGAAAAATTCTTATTCCCTCTTCTTAATCAACGTTATATTGAAAAAGGCGAACACAGTACAGGTCCTGAGAAAACAAATGCAGTTGATATGCTGGAAGATGATCACATAAAATTTATTCAGATCGCTGCCATCACTTTTACAATGTTCGGACTTGCCGGAAGATTACCTGATCAGTCTTCACGTCTTGTAATTCTTGACATAGCTCTCGAACAAGGTAAACAAATGGTTGAAATGCTGCGGCTACATATTTTCAGAGAAGATAAAATTGTGTTTCCGTTTGCTCAGTTAAATTTAACCAATAATGAATTTGCAGAAATGAGTTCAAATATGGATCGTTTTTCGCCACATTAA
- a CDS encoding C4-dicarboxylate ABC transporter has translation MNNNSSISAEGSHFINKLREVVKNLPPAYFAMVMSTGIISISHFMLKVHIVAHILFWLNIVFYILLGILNILRILFYRKDFLYDMIDHQKGPGFFTIVAGSCILGSQFIIIYNDYSFAFALWIIGIILWVIFNYTIFTALTVKENKPSLDQGITGAWLLAVVATQSIAALSTLIAAHLEQPYKLQMNFLALCMWMWGGMLYIWMISLIFYRYTFFKLFPGDLSPPYWINMGAMAISTLAGSLLISSTHHAPFLESLIPFVKGFTIFYWATGTWWIPMLFVLAIWRHIYKRFPLKYDPLYWGAVFPLGMYTACTFHMADSMDIYFLEDVPKYFIYIALTAWLAAFIGFLHSVYDQFNRFISRNATQ, from the coding sequence ATGAACAACAATAGTAGCATCTCCGCAGAAGGCAGTCACTTTATTAATAAATTGCGGGAAGTAGTCAAAAATCTTCCTCCAGCATATTTCGCTATGGTGATGTCCACCGGTATTATCTCAATTTCTCATTTCATGCTAAAAGTTCATATAGTAGCACATATACTGTTCTGGCTGAATATCGTATTCTATATTTTACTTGGGATATTGAATATCCTGAGAATACTGTTTTATCGTAAAGATTTTTTATACGATATGATAGATCATCAAAAAGGTCCGGGATTCTTTACTATTGTTGCCGGTTCGTGTATTCTTGGTAGTCAGTTCATCATAATCTATAATGATTACTCTTTTGCTTTTGCGTTATGGATAATAGGAATAATTCTTTGGGTAATATTCAACTATACAATTTTCACAGCTTTAACTGTAAAAGAAAACAAACCGTCGCTTGATCAGGGAATAACCGGTGCCTGGCTTTTAGCTGTAGTTGCAACCCAGTCAATTGCAGCGCTAAGTACATTAATTGCAGCACACCTTGAACAACCTTACAAATTACAAATGAACTTTCTGGCTCTGTGTATGTGGATGTGGGGAGGTATGCTTTATATCTGGATGATCTCACTGATTTTTTATCGTTATACATTTTTCAAACTTTTTCCGGGAGATCTTTCACCACCTTACTGGATAAATATGGGTGCGATGGCAATATCTACTTTAGCAGGATCTCTGTTGATATCAAGTACTCACCATGCACCTTTTTTAGAATCGCTAATTCCTTTTGTTAAAGGTTTTACAATTTTCTACTGGGCAACCGGAACGTGGTGGATACCAATGCTTTTTGTGCTTGCTATCTGGCGACATATATACAAACGATTTCCACTCAAATACGATCCTTTATATTGGGGTGCGGTGTTTCCTTTAGGAATGTACACTGCCTGCACATTTCATATGGCAGATTCAATGGACATCTACTTCCTTGAAGATGTACCGAAATATTTTATTTATATCGCGCTAACTGCATGGCTTGCAGCATTTATTGGATTTTTACATTCTGTTTATGATCAATTCAACAGGTTTATATCCAGAAATGCAACGCAATAA
- a CDS encoding NarK/NasA family nitrate transporter: protein MIEKAGFKSHQILFFNTLAFTICFAAWTLNGVLVTFLVDYNIFKWNSVQVGWLLGIPILSGAIFRFPIGMLTDKFGGKIIFTTLLFFCSIPMFLLSYANDYTIFALLSFAFGLTGSSFACGIAFTSLWYPKNKQGTALGIFGAGNAGTALTAFFAPKLLDYLTNHGNNVEGWRTLPQIYAAALVAMGILFFIFTTNRIPEKQKSINELLNPLKQIRLWRFGLYYFLVFGCFVAYSQWLIPYYVNAYYMTLVTAGILTAMFSLPAGLIRAFGGWLADKFGARKVMYYVFRASIVFAFLLIFPRMEIYSPGEGVTAIKSGVVTAVNENEIVLDDQKYPLIKKAAEYYHEANATLVLPKIEAWHEAAVKVGDEVNKRELLARGVSRIFFQANVWIFTGFVLLIGMTWGIGMGAVYKFIPEYFPNEVGVVGGTVGVLGGLGGFFCPIIFGYLLSVLGVWTSSWFLMLLLSITCYIWFHKVVTRMLNQKSPELQEKFETAK, encoded by the coding sequence ATGATAGAAAAAGCAGGATTTAAATCTCACCAGATACTTTTCTTCAACACACTTGCTTTTACAATCTGTTTTGCTGCATGGACACTGAACGGAGTACTTGTTACATTCCTTGTGGACTACAACATCTTTAAATGGAACAGTGTTCAGGTTGGCTGGCTTCTGGGTATCCCGATTCTTTCTGGCGCAATCTTCAGATTCCCGATTGGAATGTTGACAGATAAATTCGGTGGAAAAATTATTTTTACAACTCTTTTGTTCTTCTGCTCTATACCAATGTTCCTTCTTTCTTATGCAAATGATTATACAATATTTGCTTTGTTAAGTTTCGCCTTTGGTTTAACGGGTTCGAGTTTCGCTTGCGGAATTGCTTTTACATCGCTCTGGTATCCAAAGAATAAACAAGGTACAGCTCTCGGAATTTTTGGAGCTGGAAACGCCGGAACCGCTTTAACTGCATTCTTTGCTCCAAAACTGCTTGACTACTTAACTAATCACGGCAATAATGTGGAAGGCTGGAGAACGCTGCCGCAAATTTATGCCGCTGCTCTGGTAGCAATGGGAATTTTATTTTTCATTTTTACGACGAACAGAATTCCTGAAAAACAAAAATCAATTAATGAATTATTAAATCCACTTAAGCAGATTCGACTATGGCGTTTCGGTTTGTATTATTTTCTTGTCTTTGGATGCTTTGTTGCCTATTCGCAATGGTTGATTCCTTATTATGTGAACGCTTATTACATGACTCTCGTAACCGCAGGTATTTTAACTGCGATGTTCAGCTTACCTGCAGGACTTATCCGCGCTTTTGGGGGATGGCTTGCTGATAAATTTGGTGCGCGAAAAGTTATGTATTATGTATTCAGAGCATCAATCGTTTTTGCGTTTCTATTAATTTTTCCGAGGATGGAAATTTACTCACCCGGTGAAGGTGTTACAGCTATCAAAAGCGGTGTAGTTACTGCTGTTAATGAGAATGAAATAGTTTTAGACGATCAAAAATATCCTCTTATTAAAAAGGCTGCTGAATATTATCACGAAGCAAATGCTACTTTAGTTCTTCCCAAGATTGAAGCATGGCACGAAGCTGCAGTTAAAGTTGGTGATGAAGTTAATAAACGTGAACTTTTAGCAAGAGGTGTATCGAGAATATTTTTCCAGGCTAATGTTTGGATTTTTACAGGATTTGTTCTTTTAATTGGTATGACGTGGGGAATCGGAATGGGTGCAGTTTATAAATTTATTCCGGAATATTTTCCAAATGAAGTTGGTGTGGTCGGCGGTACGGTAGGAGTTCTCGGTGGATTAGGTGGTTTTTTCTGCCCGATTATTTTTGGATATTTATTGAGTGTACTCGGTGTATGGACATCAAGCTGGTTTCTAATGCTATTGCTTTCTATTACGTGTTACATTTGGTTTCATAAAGTTGTAACAAGAATGTTGAATCAAAAATCACCCGAGCTTCAGGAAAAATTCGAAACAGCAAAATAA
- the narI gene encoding respiratory nitrate reductase subunit gamma yields MNILYNFLFIALPYVAITVFLIGTVYRYRGTKFKFSSLSSEFLEGKKLFFGSVPFHYGIIFLFFGHLVAFLLPREVLLWNDQPVRLLILEVSAFIFGISAFVGMFLLIIRRKTHPRIQMVSTKMDLIIEILILSQIFLGLWIAYGYRWGSSWFAAVLSPYLMSIFTLDPQITAVTNLPLVIQLHIAIAFLIVLLIPFSRLVHLLVPPLSYLWRPYQKVIWYWNRKKIRNPRSIWAVTKPKNN; encoded by the coding sequence ATGAACATACTTTATAACTTTCTTTTTATTGCTCTGCCCTATGTTGCAATTACAGTATTTCTCATTGGAACAGTTTACAGATACAGAGGAACAAAGTTTAAATTCTCTTCCTTATCATCTGAGTTTCTGGAAGGTAAAAAATTATTTTTTGGCTCAGTTCCGTTCCATTATGGAATAATATTTTTATTCTTCGGACATCTCGTTGCATTTCTGCTTCCAAGAGAAGTATTGTTATGGAATGATCAGCCGGTAAGATTATTAATACTTGAAGTTTCAGCTTTCATTTTTGGTATAAGTGCATTTGTGGGAATGTTTCTTCTGATAATAAGAAGGAAAACTCATCCCAGAATCCAGATGGTTTCAACTAAAATGGATCTGATAATAGAAATTTTAATTCTCAGTCAAATATTTTTAGGATTGTGGATTGCTTATGGTTATCGCTGGGGTTCTTCATGGTTTGCCGCTGTTCTTTCACCATATCTTATGTCAATCTTTACACTTGATCCACAGATTACTGCGGTAACTAATCTGCCGCTGGTAATTCAACTACACATCGCAATTGCTTTTCTTATTGTTTTATTAATTCCTTTTTCAAGATTGGTTCATTTGCTCGTTCCTCCTTTAAGTTATTTATGGAGACCATATCAGAAAGTTATCTGGTATTGGAACCGAAAAAAAATTCGCAACCCTCGTTCAATCTGGGCAGTTACTAAACCAAAGAATAATTAA